A genomic stretch from Mesoplodon densirostris isolate mMesDen1 chromosome 3, mMesDen1 primary haplotype, whole genome shotgun sequence includes:
- the RNF44 gene encoding RING finger protein 44 isoform X1 — MQPWALAVTRWPPSAPVGQRRFSAGPSSSPGQLWGSPGREGPLASPPTQDERLPSQQPPTRPAYLPVEERRASAPAGGSPRMLHPASQQSPFMVDLHEQVHQGPVPLSYTVTTVTTQGFPLPTGQHIPGCSSQQLPACSVMFSGQHYPLCCLPPPQLIQACTMQQLPVPYQAYPHLISSDHYILHPPPPAPHPQPAHMAPLGQFVSLQTQHPRMPLQRLDSDVDLRGDQHPLGSFTYSTSAPGPTLSPSVPLHYLPHDTLHQELSFGVPYSHMMPRRLSTQRYRLQQPLPPPPPPPPPPPYYPSFLPYFLSMLPMSPTAMGPTISLDLDVDDVEMENYEALLNLAERLGDAKPRGLTKADIEQLPSYRFHPDSHQSEQTLCVVCFSDFEARQLLRVLPCNHEFHTKCVDKWLKANRTCPICRADASEVPREAE, encoded by the exons ATGCAGCCATGGGCTCTGGCAGTGACTAGGTGGCCGCCCTCTGCCCCTGTGGGTCAGCGGCGATTCTCTGCAGGACCCAGCAGCAGCCCAGGCCAGCTCTGGGGAAG CCCTGGCCGTGAGGGCCCCCTGGCCAGCCCACCTACCCAGGATGAGCGCTTACCCTCCCAGCAGCCGCCGACCCGACCAGCATACCTCCCCGTAGAGGAGCGCCGAGCCTCGGCTCCTGCCGGCGGGAGCCCCCGAATGCTGCACCCAGCCTCCCAGCAGAGCCCGTTCATGGTTGATCTCCACGAGCAG GTGCACCAGGGACCTGTCCCTCTGTCCTACACAGTCACCACAGTGACGACCCAAGGCTTCCCCTTGCCTACAGGCCAACACATCCCTGGCTGCAGCAGCCAGCAGCTCCCAGCATGCTCCGTGATGTTCAGCGGGCAGCACTATCCTCTCTGCTGCCTCCCGCCCCCG CAGCTGATCCAGGCATGTACCATGCAGCAGCTCCCTGTGCCCTATCAGGCCTACCCCCACCTTATCTCCAGTGACCACTATATCCTGCACCCTCCACCGCCAGCCCCACACCCCCAGCCCGCTCATATGGCGCCTCTTGGGCAGTTTGTGTCGCTGCAGACCCAGCACCCACGTATG CCCCTGCAGCGCCTCGACAGTGACGTGGACCTGCGGGGGGATCAGCACCCCCTGGGGAGCTTCACCTACTCCACCTCTGCCCCGGGCCCAACTCTGTCCCCGTCCGTGCCCCTGCACTACCTGCCCCACGATACCCTGCACCAGGAGCTGTCCTTTGGTGTG CCATATTCCCACATGATGCCCCGGAGACTGAGCACCCAGAGATACCGCCTGCAACAGCCGCTCCCGCCACCACCCCCGCCGCCTCCGCCACCACCGTATTACCCCAGCTTCCTGCCCTACTTCCT CTCGATGCTGCCAATGTCACCAACAGCAATGGGGCCCACCATCAGCCTGGATCTTGATGTGGATGACGTGGAGATGGAGAACTATGAG GCCCTCCTGAACCTGGCAGAGCGGCTGGGAGACGCCAAGCCTCGCGGCCTCACCAAAGCGGACATCGAGCAGCTTCCATCATACCGCTTTCATCCCGACAGCCACCAGTCAGAGCAGACGCT GTGTGTCGTCTGCTTCAGCGACTTCGAGGCACGGCAGCTGCTCCGGGTCCTCCCCTGCAACCACGAGTTCCACACCAAGTGTGTCGACAAGTGGTTGAAG GCCAACCGGACGTGTCCCATTTGTCGGGCTGACGCTTCCGAGGTGCCCAGGGAGGCTGAGTGA
- the RNF44 gene encoding RING finger protein 44 isoform X5, with the protein MLHPASQQSPFMVDLHEQVHQGPVPLSYTVTTVTTQGFPLPTGQHIPGCSSQQLPACSVMFSGQHYPLCCLPPPQLIQACTMQQLPVPYQAYPHLISSDHYILHPPPPAPHPQPAHMAPLGQFVSLQTQHPRMPLQRLDSDVDLRGDQHPLGSFTYSTSAPGPTLSPSVPLHYLPHDTLHQELSFGVPYSHMMPRRLSTQRYRLQQPLPPPPPPPPPPPYYPSFLPYFLSMLPMSPTAMGPTISLDLDVDDVEMENYEALLNLAERLGDAKPRGLTKADIEQLPSYRFHPDSHQSEQTLCVVCFSDFEARQLLRVLPCNHEFHTKCVDKWLKANRTCPICRADASEVPREAE; encoded by the exons ATGCTGCACCCAGCCTCCCAGCAGAGCCCGTTCATGGTTGATCTCCACGAGCAG GTGCACCAGGGACCTGTCCCTCTGTCCTACACAGTCACCACAGTGACGACCCAAGGCTTCCCCTTGCCTACAGGCCAACACATCCCTGGCTGCAGCAGCCAGCAGCTCCCAGCATGCTCCGTGATGTTCAGCGGGCAGCACTATCCTCTCTGCTGCCTCCCGCCCCCG CAGCTGATCCAGGCATGTACCATGCAGCAGCTCCCTGTGCCCTATCAGGCCTACCCCCACCTTATCTCCAGTGACCACTATATCCTGCACCCTCCACCGCCAGCCCCACACCCCCAGCCCGCTCATATGGCGCCTCTTGGGCAGTTTGTGTCGCTGCAGACCCAGCACCCACGTATG CCCCTGCAGCGCCTCGACAGTGACGTGGACCTGCGGGGGGATCAGCACCCCCTGGGGAGCTTCACCTACTCCACCTCTGCCCCGGGCCCAACTCTGTCCCCGTCCGTGCCCCTGCACTACCTGCCCCACGATACCCTGCACCAGGAGCTGTCCTTTGGTGTG CCATATTCCCACATGATGCCCCGGAGACTGAGCACCCAGAGATACCGCCTGCAACAGCCGCTCCCGCCACCACCCCCGCCGCCTCCGCCACCACCGTATTACCCCAGCTTCCTGCCCTACTTCCT CTCGATGCTGCCAATGTCACCAACAGCAATGGGGCCCACCATCAGCCTGGATCTTGATGTGGATGACGTGGAGATGGAGAACTATGAG GCCCTCCTGAACCTGGCAGAGCGGCTGGGAGACGCCAAGCCTCGCGGCCTCACCAAAGCGGACATCGAGCAGCTTCCATCATACCGCTTTCATCCCGACAGCCACCAGTCAGAGCAGACGCT GTGTGTCGTCTGCTTCAGCGACTTCGAGGCACGGCAGCTGCTCCGGGTCCTCCCCTGCAACCACGAGTTCCACACCAAGTGTGTCGACAAGTGGTTGAAG GCCAACCGGACGTGTCCCATTTGTCGGGCTGACGCTTCCGAGGTGCCCAGGGAGGCTGAGTGA
- the RNF44 gene encoding RING finger protein 44 isoform X4 gives MTHPGREGPLASPPTQDERLPSQQPPTRPAYLPVEERRASAPAGGSPRMLHPASQQSPFMVDLHEQVHQGPVPLSYTVTTVTTQGFPLPTGQHIPGCSSQQLPACSVMFSGQHYPLCCLPPPQLIQACTMQQLPVPYQAYPHLISSDHYILHPPPPAPHPQPAHMAPLGQFVSLQTQHPRMPLQRLDSDVDLRGDQHPLGSFTYSTSAPGPTLSPSVPLHYLPHDTLHQELSFGVPYSHMMPRRLSTQRYRLQQPLPPPPPPPPPPPYYPSFLPYFLSMLPMSPTAMGPTISLDLDVDDVEMENYEALLNLAERLGDAKPRGLTKADIEQLPSYRFHPDSHQSEQTLCVVCFSDFEARQLLRVLPCNHEFHTKCVDKWLKANRTCPICRADASEVPREAE, from the exons CCCTGGCCGTGAGGGCCCCCTGGCCAGCCCACCTACCCAGGATGAGCGCTTACCCTCCCAGCAGCCGCCGACCCGACCAGCATACCTCCCCGTAGAGGAGCGCCGAGCCTCGGCTCCTGCCGGCGGGAGCCCCCGAATGCTGCACCCAGCCTCCCAGCAGAGCCCGTTCATGGTTGATCTCCACGAGCAG GTGCACCAGGGACCTGTCCCTCTGTCCTACACAGTCACCACAGTGACGACCCAAGGCTTCCCCTTGCCTACAGGCCAACACATCCCTGGCTGCAGCAGCCAGCAGCTCCCAGCATGCTCCGTGATGTTCAGCGGGCAGCACTATCCTCTCTGCTGCCTCCCGCCCCCG CAGCTGATCCAGGCATGTACCATGCAGCAGCTCCCTGTGCCCTATCAGGCCTACCCCCACCTTATCTCCAGTGACCACTATATCCTGCACCCTCCACCGCCAGCCCCACACCCCCAGCCCGCTCATATGGCGCCTCTTGGGCAGTTTGTGTCGCTGCAGACCCAGCACCCACGTATG CCCCTGCAGCGCCTCGACAGTGACGTGGACCTGCGGGGGGATCAGCACCCCCTGGGGAGCTTCACCTACTCCACCTCTGCCCCGGGCCCAACTCTGTCCCCGTCCGTGCCCCTGCACTACCTGCCCCACGATACCCTGCACCAGGAGCTGTCCTTTGGTGTG CCATATTCCCACATGATGCCCCGGAGACTGAGCACCCAGAGATACCGCCTGCAACAGCCGCTCCCGCCACCACCCCCGCCGCCTCCGCCACCACCGTATTACCCCAGCTTCCTGCCCTACTTCCT CTCGATGCTGCCAATGTCACCAACAGCAATGGGGCCCACCATCAGCCTGGATCTTGATGTGGATGACGTGGAGATGGAGAACTATGAG GCCCTCCTGAACCTGGCAGAGCGGCTGGGAGACGCCAAGCCTCGCGGCCTCACCAAAGCGGACATCGAGCAGCTTCCATCATACCGCTTTCATCCCGACAGCCACCAGTCAGAGCAGACGCT GTGTGTCGTCTGCTTCAGCGACTTCGAGGCACGGCAGCTGCTCCGGGTCCTCCCCTGCAACCACGAGTTCCACACCAAGTGTGTCGACAAGTGGTTGAAG GCCAACCGGACGTGTCCCATTTGTCGGGCTGACGCTTCCGAGGTGCCCAGGGAGGCTGAGTGA
- the RNF44 gene encoding RING finger protein 44 isoform X2, translated as MQPWALAVTRWPPSAPVGQRRFSAGPSSSPGQLWGSPGREGPLASPPTQDERLPSQQPPTRPAYLPVEERRASAPAGGSPRMLHPASQQSPFMVDLHEQVHQGPVPLSYTVTTVTTQGFPLPTGQHIPGCSSQQLPACSVMFSGQHYPLCCLPPPLIQACTMQQLPVPYQAYPHLISSDHYILHPPPPAPHPQPAHMAPLGQFVSLQTQHPRMPLQRLDSDVDLRGDQHPLGSFTYSTSAPGPTLSPSVPLHYLPHDTLHQELSFGVPYSHMMPRRLSTQRYRLQQPLPPPPPPPPPPPYYPSFLPYFLSMLPMSPTAMGPTISLDLDVDDVEMENYEALLNLAERLGDAKPRGLTKADIEQLPSYRFHPDSHQSEQTLCVVCFSDFEARQLLRVLPCNHEFHTKCVDKWLKANRTCPICRADASEVPREAE; from the exons ATGCAGCCATGGGCTCTGGCAGTGACTAGGTGGCCGCCCTCTGCCCCTGTGGGTCAGCGGCGATTCTCTGCAGGACCCAGCAGCAGCCCAGGCCAGCTCTGGGGAAG CCCTGGCCGTGAGGGCCCCCTGGCCAGCCCACCTACCCAGGATGAGCGCTTACCCTCCCAGCAGCCGCCGACCCGACCAGCATACCTCCCCGTAGAGGAGCGCCGAGCCTCGGCTCCTGCCGGCGGGAGCCCCCGAATGCTGCACCCAGCCTCCCAGCAGAGCCCGTTCATGGTTGATCTCCACGAGCAG GTGCACCAGGGACCTGTCCCTCTGTCCTACACAGTCACCACAGTGACGACCCAAGGCTTCCCCTTGCCTACAGGCCAACACATCCCTGGCTGCAGCAGCCAGCAGCTCCCAGCATGCTCCGTGATGTTCAGCGGGCAGCACTATCCTCTCTGCTGCCTCCCGCCCCCG CTGATCCAGGCATGTACCATGCAGCAGCTCCCTGTGCCCTATCAGGCCTACCCCCACCTTATCTCCAGTGACCACTATATCCTGCACCCTCCACCGCCAGCCCCACACCCCCAGCCCGCTCATATGGCGCCTCTTGGGCAGTTTGTGTCGCTGCAGACCCAGCACCCACGTATG CCCCTGCAGCGCCTCGACAGTGACGTGGACCTGCGGGGGGATCAGCACCCCCTGGGGAGCTTCACCTACTCCACCTCTGCCCCGGGCCCAACTCTGTCCCCGTCCGTGCCCCTGCACTACCTGCCCCACGATACCCTGCACCAGGAGCTGTCCTTTGGTGTG CCATATTCCCACATGATGCCCCGGAGACTGAGCACCCAGAGATACCGCCTGCAACAGCCGCTCCCGCCACCACCCCCGCCGCCTCCGCCACCACCGTATTACCCCAGCTTCCTGCCCTACTTCCT CTCGATGCTGCCAATGTCACCAACAGCAATGGGGCCCACCATCAGCCTGGATCTTGATGTGGATGACGTGGAGATGGAGAACTATGAG GCCCTCCTGAACCTGGCAGAGCGGCTGGGAGACGCCAAGCCTCGCGGCCTCACCAAAGCGGACATCGAGCAGCTTCCATCATACCGCTTTCATCCCGACAGCCACCAGTCAGAGCAGACGCT GTGTGTCGTCTGCTTCAGCGACTTCGAGGCACGGCAGCTGCTCCGGGTCCTCCCCTGCAACCACGAGTTCCACACCAAGTGTGTCGACAAGTGGTTGAAG GCCAACCGGACGTGTCCCATTTGTCGGGCTGACGCTTCCGAGGTGCCCAGGGAGGCTGAGTGA
- the RNF44 gene encoding RING finger protein 44 isoform X3 encodes MHTQVRATIDSLSPGREGPLASPPTQDERLPSQQPPTRPAYLPVEERRASAPAGGSPRMLHPASQQSPFMVDLHEQVHQGPVPLSYTVTTVTTQGFPLPTGQHIPGCSSQQLPACSVMFSGQHYPLCCLPPPQLIQACTMQQLPVPYQAYPHLISSDHYILHPPPPAPHPQPAHMAPLGQFVSLQTQHPRMPLQRLDSDVDLRGDQHPLGSFTYSTSAPGPTLSPSVPLHYLPHDTLHQELSFGVPYSHMMPRRLSTQRYRLQQPLPPPPPPPPPPPYYPSFLPYFLSMLPMSPTAMGPTISLDLDVDDVEMENYEALLNLAERLGDAKPRGLTKADIEQLPSYRFHPDSHQSEQTLCVVCFSDFEARQLLRVLPCNHEFHTKCVDKWLKANRTCPICRADASEVPREAE; translated from the exons CCCTGGCCGTGAGGGCCCCCTGGCCAGCCCACCTACCCAGGATGAGCGCTTACCCTCCCAGCAGCCGCCGACCCGACCAGCATACCTCCCCGTAGAGGAGCGCCGAGCCTCGGCTCCTGCCGGCGGGAGCCCCCGAATGCTGCACCCAGCCTCCCAGCAGAGCCCGTTCATGGTTGATCTCCACGAGCAG GTGCACCAGGGACCTGTCCCTCTGTCCTACACAGTCACCACAGTGACGACCCAAGGCTTCCCCTTGCCTACAGGCCAACACATCCCTGGCTGCAGCAGCCAGCAGCTCCCAGCATGCTCCGTGATGTTCAGCGGGCAGCACTATCCTCTCTGCTGCCTCCCGCCCCCG CAGCTGATCCAGGCATGTACCATGCAGCAGCTCCCTGTGCCCTATCAGGCCTACCCCCACCTTATCTCCAGTGACCACTATATCCTGCACCCTCCACCGCCAGCCCCACACCCCCAGCCCGCTCATATGGCGCCTCTTGGGCAGTTTGTGTCGCTGCAGACCCAGCACCCACGTATG CCCCTGCAGCGCCTCGACAGTGACGTGGACCTGCGGGGGGATCAGCACCCCCTGGGGAGCTTCACCTACTCCACCTCTGCCCCGGGCCCAACTCTGTCCCCGTCCGTGCCCCTGCACTACCTGCCCCACGATACCCTGCACCAGGAGCTGTCCTTTGGTGTG CCATATTCCCACATGATGCCCCGGAGACTGAGCACCCAGAGATACCGCCTGCAACAGCCGCTCCCGCCACCACCCCCGCCGCCTCCGCCACCACCGTATTACCCCAGCTTCCTGCCCTACTTCCT CTCGATGCTGCCAATGTCACCAACAGCAATGGGGCCCACCATCAGCCTGGATCTTGATGTGGATGACGTGGAGATGGAGAACTATGAG GCCCTCCTGAACCTGGCAGAGCGGCTGGGAGACGCCAAGCCTCGCGGCCTCACCAAAGCGGACATCGAGCAGCTTCCATCATACCGCTTTCATCCCGACAGCCACCAGTCAGAGCAGACGCT GTGTGTCGTCTGCTTCAGCGACTTCGAGGCACGGCAGCTGCTCCGGGTCCTCCCCTGCAACCACGAGTTCCACACCAAGTGTGTCGACAAGTGGTTGAAG GCCAACCGGACGTGTCCCATTTGTCGGGCTGACGCTTCCGAGGTGCCCAGGGAGGCTGAGTGA